AATTCCCTCTTAAAATAAAAAACATTATCTAGAAAAGTTTATCACTGTACTTATTGTTCATATCGGGAGGGGAATGATGGGTCGTCCAATAATTTTGGGAATTGTCGGTGATAGCGCCGCAGGGAAAACAACACTGACTAGGGGAATTGCTCAGGTACTAGGGCCAGAAAATGTGACGCTCATCTGTACCGATGATTATCACAGTTATGATCGTCAACAACGTGCAGAAATTGGGATCACTGCCCTTCACCCTGATTGTAATCATTTAGATATCATGCAGCAGCACCTATCGCTGTTACGCACAGGACAGCCGATTCTCAAACCCGTTTATAGCCACAAAACAGGTATGTTTGAGGCTCCACAATATATTAAGCCGAATAAATTCGTCATAATTGAAGGTTTACTTGGTTATTCTACCCGTGCAGCCCGTGAGTCCTACGATGTGAAAGTTTACCTTGCACCTCCTGAAAAACTACGCGCTGAGTGGAAAGTAAAGCGGGATACTCAAAAACGGGGCTATACTGAAGAACAAGTATTGGCAGAACTAGAAAAGCGTGAACCAGACTCAGCAAATTATATTCGTCCCCAACGTCAATGGTCGGATATAGTGGTGAGTTTTTATCCCGGTAATGAAGAAGACGAGGACAATCAGGGAGATTTAAATGTGCGGTTGGTGCTGCGGCCAACCATCCCTCATCCTGATTTTACACCAATTCTGAATTTAACTAACGGTAGTTCTGAGTCAGCGATTCGCCTGGGATTAGACAGGGATATGAGTAAACCTGTGGATGTGTTGGAAGTTGATGGTCATGCGACTTTGGAACAGGTGAATAAGTTAGAGCATATATTATGTTCGGATATGCCTTATTTATTAAATGTATGCGATCGCGAAAGTAATCCAGAATTGGGTAAAATTGCGGGTACAACTGGAGAAACACTGCAAAGTTATCCTTTAGCGCTGACTCAGTTGATTATTACCTACCATATGCTCAAAGCAACGCAAATGTATCAATAAATAAGGAGTTGGGAGTAGCTGTAGTTCAATTAATTGAAAGACGATTTACGAGAAAAACCGCTCATAATCATCATGGCTACCAATCCAAAACCATGTAACAGTATCACCTTCTAGCAGCCCAAGTGCGCGATAACCCCTCGTCACTCTTACAGACCAAATACCCTCTTGGCTATTGATGCACTTGAAATGCAAAGAAGGGTGAAATGGATTTTCTGCCCATAACCGATAATTTTTCCTAGCACTTTGTCTGATATTATCGCTCAAATGGCGATATTCAGACCAAAAAGAGGGCAGTACTGCCGATTTTATAGTTGCTCATAATCCAAAGCCTTAGCCTGTCCCTCAGCGATTTCTTGTTTAGCGCGTTGTGCAGCTGCTACCAGTTTTTGTTGCGTTTTCTGGAAAGATTCGCTCCATTGAATTTCATCTTGCATATCATTAATGTAATCTCGAAGATGGTCTGCAACTTGGTTCTGTACCTCAATCGGTAAAGACTCCATCATTTTCACTACTGTAGTGATAGGTGCTGAAGACATAGTGTAATGCTCTTATATGAAATTCTATTTTTAAAGTTAACATCAATTATGTGTAAAATGAAGGAATTTTAATTGCGATCGCTCATCCTCTTTACGGTTAACTATTCATCATTTTGACGCAAAGCAGGGTGAATCTTCTCGTATCAAACATATTTATTAGACAAATTCTGGTGAATATATTCCAAAAGTTCTCCAACAGTGCTTAGTCGGTCAGCATCCTCATCAGGTATTTCAATATCAAATTTCTCTTCAATTTCCATTATAAGTTCACAAAAATACAAATCCTCAGCATTCCCCTCCCCACTCCATGACCATTTAAAGTTCTTTATGGGAGTAATTAAAGTCACCTTATCTAATTCAAGCCTAAACGCTTCACTAATCATGGGTTTAACTTTGAGAAACAGATCAGAGATGCTGATTCGTGATAATTCTG
This genomic interval from Nodularia sp. LEGE 06071 contains the following:
- a CDS encoding phosphoribulokinase, yielding MGRPIILGIVGDSAAGKTTLTRGIAQVLGPENVTLICTDDYHSYDRQQRAEIGITALHPDCNHLDIMQQHLSLLRTGQPILKPVYSHKTGMFEAPQYIKPNKFVIIEGLLGYSTRAARESYDVKVYLAPPEKLRAEWKVKRDTQKRGYTEEQVLAELEKREPDSANYIRPQRQWSDIVVSFYPGNEEDEDNQGDLNVRLVLRPTIPHPDFTPILNLTNGSSESAIRLGLDRDMSKPVDVLEVDGHATLEQVNKLEHILCSDMPYLLNVCDRESNPELGKIAGTTGETLQSYPLALTQLIITYHMLKATQMYQ